CAATCTAAAATATAGAGAGACTGGAAAGCTAAACACAGTCCTGAGAGTAATGCACTTTGACATTTAATGAAATGAATGGATTAGAATGAATCCTGCATTAGATTTTGTTTCTCCTGcagtttgtttcctttttctgACCTACTTATTTCTCATCCTGGATAAACGTTGCTTGATCAGAAAAGCTCTGGTGAGTCTGAATTGTGTGTCCCCCCTGATGGCCAGATGCCcagtctctctgtttctcatgCTGTAATTTGATATCCTTCGTGAAGCTGCTGCCCTTCAGACAAAGGTAAAATAGGGGTCAGCTGAGGCAATGCTGTAACAGAAGCCATCCCTCAGGTTTTTCCTGGCTGTTTTTGATAATAGCATGTGGCAAATAACACTAACAAGATTTATCCGCATCTTTGTCGTTTCCTGCATTGGACTTCAGTGAggtgaattttcttttctttgtatccCCATTGAGATCTGATCCTACTAGCATAGTGCTAATGTCTGACTACCTCAGCctctcagacagacacatgaTTCAGTTGCTGCCTGTATGGCCACATTCCTGTCTGATCTCAGTTCAGACTGAAATAGACACATAGATGTGGTTCTCTGGTGTTGTAGCTCATTTGACTCAAGGTTTGATATGATATATATTTTCTGAGGTGCTTTTCGGGTCACTGTGGTTGTAAAGAGAGATTAATGGAGTTACTGCCAGTCAGGCCATTCTTGTTTGATCTCTTGCACCAAGGTGTTTACACCTAGAGAACTTCTGCTTActggctgtttttgtttttttgcaatcCAGCTTACTTTTGAAATAATTCAAACCATCTTACCTGGCACCAACATCCATACCAGGGTATCTAACATCacactgatgtttgatgtgaacattatgtGAATCTCTTGACCTGTTTCTGCTGCttctaattattaattatctgATTAGATAAGCGAACAAATGAGCAGATGTACATACGTTCCTGATGAAGTGGTCAGTGAGAATATAGttcagtgtgtttagtgtataaCAATAGAACATCCAAGGCTTGCATATCAGGTGATATATTGGTTTAAGATGGGATTTgctttttgattaaaaaaaaatgaataaataaaatatcatctCAGAGTACTACACATGCTGTGTGGTGCATATTTGCTCCTTTAATTCACATATTGTAATGACTCATTTTGGATTATTAGTTGTATGTAGTAGTGTGAATCTACCCAAAATATCCTACAATATTGGAATCGATGGAATCAATATGCCTTGTAGCTTCAAAATTAGTCTGAGAGCATGCTTTGGAAAAGTTTCAAGCATCATTTGGTTATAAAAGAACTCTTGAGAGCACCATTCATCTTTAAATTAACACCTGAAATAATATTGTACAACCATGGATCTAACAAACTCACTGAGCCAGTAAAGATGATGTTAGTCAAAGAAGCTACCAAGAGTCCAAATGAGTCTGGAGCTGTCTCCCAGAGCTTagagaaaataatagaaaaaaaaacaacccacaaAAACAAATACGACGTCCCATTTGGAGTCAGCACATTAATGCACAAATCTTCAATAATTAATAGCTATTACAATAACTACCAAttgtaaaatgtacatttcagtGATAAATGACTCAAAAACTATTGGTTTAGTTCAATAATAAATCTGGATTTTAAAACACCAATAGTGTGTTTCCTGGCTGAGAAATAAACCATTTGTGCATATTGGATAAAACTGGTTATTTTATAGCAGGAGTAGAAAACTCTGGTCTTACGATTGGCTGTATGAAAAGTTTTCCATTTGTTGTCTATTTCCACCAAAACTGTTGTGAATTCAAAGGAATTTAAATGAGCAGAGTGTAGTGATTGAATGACTGTTATAACAGTCTTAGAACCTACAATTAGTCCTCATACAATACATATGGGCCTcctgtgtatataaaaaaaaaacacatttccttaGCTAGAGTTAGCATCTCCTCATGCTTACTACTGCTATTCCTCCTTAGTGTCTCTTTAATTCTTATTCGCATTCAGCCCAGAGGCTTTTGATGTCATGTCTTATcctctttttctccctttcttctAAAGCCACCAGAACccatgcttcttttttttccctcattccTTTTTACCCCTTTACCCCTCTCTGACAGAGGTGATATACATGTCAATAGGGGAAAGCACAAAGCTTCTTTTCACACTCTTTGTCTTTGTTCCTATAGGACCACAGACATGCAGGtgggagagaaggggagaggaAACTAAAATTTATCTACTTGTTTGTAGCACCCGTCTGTGTTTCGGTCATTTTTCTTGACTGTGATTTTTAGGTTTCGTTATTGATCTAACTGTCCTGTGCTAATTtaccatttttttaatcagatgttCAACGCGATCTTGCGATTCGAGGAAGACCTCGTCAAGAATGACAAAGAAAGATGGAGTGAGAATGGGGGATGGGACATGTGGAAAGAAATGGTAGAAGGTCAGGAATAAGATAGGGTCCTAATTAGACTTTGGGGTTCTATATGTAATTGGCTCTTGCGTAACATGGCCCATAATTAAGCAGGTTAATATAATCTGACCCTTTACAATACCATCGTATAGTTACGTATAATTCCATATTAGACAACACTGAAGAGATTAAGCAAAAATAACCAAGTAAACAGAAACCAATGCTCAATCCGATCTCTAACAGAAGTCCCATTTACACATCAGCTGATACGTATGACTCTTAATACTTGTATATGTTCACAGCAATGGTTCATGGTTGAACAAACTTAGATCTGCTATGCTGAAATGCTAtctatatatacttttttttcagttcttaAGGACGTGTGCAGACTTATTCCGACTTCTGCCTTTTCTGGTATTTATCATCGTTCCGTTTATGGAGTTCCTGCTTCCTGTTGCTCTGAAGCTTTTCCCCAACATGCTGCCATCCACCTTTGAGACAAAGTCTAAGAAGGTGCAgtgatttttttactttctgttctTCATGTGCAGCGAATACTTGTTGGATTGTACACTCTAGGGTTAACATATCTATAATCACcactttgtgtatgttgtatgtttttgttaagcAGACCTTAAGATTGACTAGTCACCATAGAATTTGAGTAGGCTATGTGGATTATTTCAGGCCAAAAAACTTTTGAACACTATTTAATACGCTACAGGAAGAGAGACTGAAGAAGGAGCTGAGAGTGAAGCTGGAGATGGCGAAGTTCTTACAGGACACAGTGGAGGAAATTGCACTCAGAAACAAAGCAGACCAAGGCAACGTGACTGAGGAGTTTTCTACTTTCTTCCAGAAGGTAACACCACTATGCCAATCTCTCTCCGATCACAAAGCGATCGTCACGGCTCTGTCGGTATTCAGTATAACTGCACACTTGCTGTGCAATGTTGTTTAATAACAAACCAACACCAATAACTCAAACTTCAAATATTTACACTTTCTGCTCCTCATCTTTAACTAACATTGATCACTTTAAAACTGATCACAACCCCGACACTAATCACACCAATGAGCTTATATGACTGAGATTCATATTACTATACATGAGTTTAATATAATAcaggaaaaatatattttgtctgGCAGTATTTTGATTCTCTTGTGTTGTGCattggaaataaaaacatagtgACAGAAgtgggagaaaagagagaaaatacatGTTCTTTAGTGTCCAGTATAACTCCCTTAAAATTAATTCATGCCAAAAACATAAATCAGGTACGCAGCTAAAGTCTTCACAGCATGACACAGCCACACCAGCCACTTCCCACAAACATCCTCCCTACACCTATCAAAGTGAAATATTAAGCAGGCGTTCATTAAAGCGTTTGCTGttcattacattattatatgtatacatCTGTCAAgcatgtgctgctgctgctgacagGAAGAACGCTTACCAATGgttataattctttattataattaatactgGTCAGAATTCATCACTGTGATTAATTGTAAACTCACGTTGACACTATACATTAATACGTAATTCTGTTTAACGTTgattaaacactgatgcttaTCACTTTATCTATCCATTAATCTATAATTAGATGAATTAAACACTACTACACTGATCATTCTGATTTATGCTGATCAATACTGAATACTATTAATACATTTGACACCTATGTATTGACAGACGCCTCTCTGGTTGTCCCAGGATACATTACTCTAGTTAAACCAACATGTTTGTGCCATGACTCTATTAGTCTGGTCCAGGTTTCTCAGCCAGCTTTAATCTCAAAACAGGTCTATATTGCCCCCGTGTGGTCATTCTGCGTTCATATACATACTTCAAcactttgcatttaaaaaatatcaccATTGTTACTTTTTCTTAAATTCTTATTTTCTTCCCTCACTTCAGATCCGGGACTCGGGTGAGAGGCCCAGCAATGAGCAGATCATCCGATTCTCCAAACTGTTTGAGGATGAACTGACCCTAGACAACCTGACACGGCCGCAACTGGTAGCTCTATGCAAGCTACTGGAGCTGCAGCCCATCGGCACCAACAACTTCCTCCGCTTCCAGCTGATCATGAAGCTTCGCTCCATCCGTGCTGATGACAAGGTATCTGGTCCAGCACTACTCTTTCTCTTTACTCCCATTTATTCACAGTCTGAATTACAcatcagctctgtgtgtgatcTTGTGTTGACAGCTGATAGCAGAGGAAGGAGTGGAGAGCCTGAATGTGAATGAGCTGCAAGCTGCATGCAGGGTTCGAGGCATGAGAGCTCTGGGAGTGACAGAGGACAGGCTTAGAGACCAACTCAAACAGGTTCACACTCAAACCCACTTCCGTCTGTTCCGGTTTGTCAGATTTGAAGTTAAAAGCAGGCATTTAattgagattgtgtgtgtgtgtgttgcagtggcTGGAGCTACATTTGAACCAGCACATCCCCACTTCTCTGCTACTGCTTTCAAGGGCTATGTTCCTTCCGGACACTCTGTCACATGCAGACCAGCTTAAAACCACACTGCAGACGTTGCCTGAGATAGTGGTGCGTACATCACACATACGTATACCCACctcacagagtgtgtgtgacattttcaGTCTATCAACACAATAGCTACACCTGTTCCTGTAGtatttgttttgtgtctgaTATTATTGTGCTTTTCCAGGCTAAAGAGGCCCAGGTGAAAGTGGCAGAGCTTGACTTCTCCAAGGTGGATAACAAGACTAAACTGGAGACCATGCTGCAGGAAGAAGCAGCTATTCGCCaggagaacagagagagggagctAGAGAGGCTAGCCGAAACTGCAGAGAAAGCCAAAGAACAGGTTGGAGCACCTGCCAACCACTTCAGCTAACACGTAGCATTATTACAACGTTTCATTTCTCACACAATTATGGCCCAAACGACAAAGATAAACTTCCGCTTCATTGTGGCCAGTGTGAACTTTACTTTAAGTGAAATCTACAAATCCCATAGTGAATCAGTTGTATATGTCTATGGGCAGAACATTATCTAGCTGTCATCATTATTCCCCTAAAGTTGCCAGTTTataaatatcttaaaaaaaaaaagtcagtggaAACCAAAGCTAGTATCGAGATGTTCAGAGAGCAGAAGTGCAAGCTCTTAGAAACGTTGAGCCAGTGCACTTTATTTGTAAAGAATCCAGAGCACTCATGAAGGATAAAATAACTCATGATAACTCATGTCCAATTGATAGCATTTCCCCTTAAAAATAATCTATTtggattaattaaatatattttggtgTCACCTGGAATTATTATCCTTCatgaaaatgggaaaaaaaaaatattcaaaaatttGTTTATAGACAAATATGAACCTCTTGGCAGAGGCAACCAGGTTTTTGGTATAGGATCTTCATACTTGGCAGAATTCATAATGGAATCAGCCACAAACCAGCCACAAGGCATCAATAATCCACCTTTACAGCTGCTACCTTTTCCTTGGAGTTACATTTCCCTTATTGTCACTCATTACGtttgaatttgttctctgctAACCACAACGCACTATTAGAAGTTGATACTGAAACCACAAGAATCACGAATCCGAATCTTTCATATACATGAAAGCTTTTGTTATGACACGGTTTGTGCTTGAACAAGTATCTGTCTCTTTTGTGTTGAaagttttttgggtttttctatTTCGATATACGACAAAGTCTGCCTTAACTATATAAACGATTTTGGCAGATGTGTATGAAGGGTGGCAGTAATTCTGGGAGACATGCTATGTAACTAATAGCTGTACTAAAACAATAAATTAGTTACCCTGGCAGTGTATGGTCCTCTGAGGGcgtgtgaaaaaagctgatgtaGTCAGGGCAAGAGCAAAATTTTGCACTTCTGCTTTTTCATGTTTCTTAATTTTCTCATAATGGATGAGCCTTCAACTGGAACCAGACAGCGAGTGCACTGTGCCTcgcctttcttttcttttattccattaacatgtgattttaaatgtgattATCTGATCTATAATGCAATTATTCTGCAATTTAGACtccaaaaattattttgtattaacaAATGGTAAATACACCCAGACTTGATTTGGAACACTAATGGAACGTTTTGCATGTGTTTGCAGAAGGAGGATGTGGAGGCTGACACGCGAGTCGACACTGATCTTGCCGATCTTGTCAGCGTAGATGCGGCTATACACTCGGAATCTTTACGAGACACAGCACCAGTGCTGGAGGGTATAAAGGTATGattaacacagacagacagattcacaTACTGCAGCACTCAAGCATTTAATACTCAGTCACTgtgacactttatttatttattttgttgacaTTAATCGTAAATAGTCTGTGTGCCTCAAATGTACACTAACATAATAAACAAGTAGCActtctgtgtatgtatgttttatatactgtatatattgtctctcacacacacacaaacgcactctcatgcgcactcacacacactgacgcactcacacatgcgcacacacagttccacacacacactcacaaacacagtcccacacacacactcactcatgctcacacacatacacacgtgcacacacactcacacatactttaACATGGCTAAAATatgttgtttctttatttataattacttttacatgtttaaacagatttttgtttACAGAACATCTAGCTTTCAGCAATTTTCAGCCATTTTCAGAATGTGACCTGACTGTAACTGTGATCTTGTGTGTtggcttattttctttttatgctGCTGTCAGTTTGAGCTGTGGCAGAAGTATCTGCGCATCAAGGTTCTGTACTTCTGTGTATTCCATCCAGACAAGAGCACGCTGGCTCTTTTGCTGCTCAGAACtaacttttatttatctatttatttttattaatactttAAAACTTGGAAAAAGAATTCAATTATGATTTCTACTCTACTAAACAGTTGAGAAGGAGCAGAAATAGCCGGTGTAGCTATTGGTCTGTAGCATGCTTCTCTTtccactgtgtctgtctctacCTGCTGTAAATCTCTTTCAGTTGCCTGTTAACAGCCCCCCAGTCCTCATGTTAAATATGTATTGCTGTtattgattcattcatcttcatgcCATTATGCTGGGAACTCTAGCCATATGATGGGAATACACACAGTCAAAATCAAACTAAACTGAACTCAGGATTGAACCCAGCACCTCCGTGAAGCATTGAAGCCTCCGTGCCTATTGCTGTTatgcagatatttttattttttttgtgtgtgtgtgcatgacttCCTTCTTGTACGGTTACTGTAGTTACTCAGGGACTGTCCGTGTCAGTGAGCGGCAAGCACATGAAGATATAGACTAAGTCCTGTATATATGTTCACTCATCAGGGAGAGGAGATCACTAAGGAGGAGATCGACATGTTGAGTGATGCCTGCACCAAACTGAAGGAGCAGAAAAAACTCCTGACCAAAGAgaaggaggagctggaggatttGAAAGACGACGTGCAGGAATACACTGAGGTAAAAAGACCAGCAATTTGTCAGCAAGTTCTATGGGGAGATAGACCCCCCTGGGAATGACTGTATGTTTTATAAACTCAGGGGTATATCTGGCTATTGTATTAGCAATGAGTACTATATACTACTCAGGATAGTGAGTTACATCCATGCATTCTCACTTTCATCAGCCTCAGGAACTACAACCAGACACACATATAATTCCTACTGAAGGTTGCACAGTAGGGGTCAGTGTCTCACTTTTGTACTGTTGTTCAGTCTATACTTTCAGGCAACTGTGGAGTAATTGAAGTAAACTGTCAATTAAACATGCTGAGGCAATTCTATATGTTTTTccatgggggggggggggggagctaCAACAATTAACTTCACATATCCTCGAGGAAGCACGTGTTTAGAATTTGTTCTTCTTGATCGATAAAACCAGGACAAAGACGGGTAACTGACTTAAAAAgaatacaagtttttttttctttttatataaaaggAAGGAATGTTCTTAGCACTAatcacctgttttttttatatgccAGGATCTAgaggagataaagaaagagcTTTCTAAAACTGGGCAGGAGAAAGAGGTGGAAGAGTCTACAGCCAGTAAACATCTGTCAAAGCGGGTGAACCGCATGATCAGTCGCATGGATAAGATCATAAATGAGTTAGAGAAAGACAAGCTGGTgctggatggacagatggacagtgCAACCACACCACCAGTTGGGTAAGAGAGTGTGaattttgtttgatttcttttttcttgtatgTGTCAGAATATTtagctgtgtgtgcatgtgtgcctATAAGCTGTGGGCTGTCAAAATgcactttactatttgaatactatatatatttttctacaGAAAAATATATGGAATAGAGTTATTTTTCCTAAAGAATAACAAATGCCAGTTGTCACGTGAAAGGGATTTCAGTACAAACTATTTTTTTACTGGACTATAGGTCTCCAAATACAGTGGATATATAAAGAGTCCACATCTCTGATAAAATGGCAGGTCtttgtggtgtaaaaaaaaaaaaaattagactaTGCTGGAGTTTTTGGCCATCGATGAAATTCTTTAACAATACAAAATTATTGgtcaacagtaataataataatgtattggaatatttttttttttaaaaatgcaactgAAGCCTTGCCAGCCTGAGTGCATGTAGTCTAACATTGTGTCTGAAATCACTCCCTTTCTCACCCTATTTACTATATAAATCACCGTGGTGTTAGTGAGAGATACTCTGGAAATGATTATTGTAGCCCACCCTTATATCAACAACCCAAATATTATAAATCACCCAATAAACTGAAAGTGCAAAAACACAGAAGTAATAAAAGCaatgttctttattaaatacACCATTAGAAGTAGCAGTTGGCTTTAGggctttaatatttaatttatattggCTGATTCTGTAGCCTTCCTTTCTCGtaaatgaggtaaaaaaaaaaaaaaaatcattacatgGTGTTAAAGCGAGCATCAGTTGTGCTTTAGGAGAAATAATGTAATGAACTATCGAGGGAATAACTTTTTAATGAATTTGGAGAAAACTTCAAAATGGCTGCACATAAAGTTGTGCAGTCATCTGATGAACAGGGAATGAATTCAGACACAACATAAAGTGTATTCGTATGCGCAGTCTGTGATGCATTGTGGGATGTGGTGTTTGTGATCCTCAGAAAAACGGTGGTAGGAGCTAATCATAAGAGTTTCTGCGTCTACTTCAGCTTTTGTTTGCATTTACCAGCTTTTGtcgtatttatttctttttttccctttttttaatagatttttcttTGAGAAATGTAATGACTTACAAAGGTAAGGAAAGACGTTCGGTGCGATGTGGGGTGTTTTAGCATCTCAATGCCATTAACAAATATTTCCTGGGTCGCAGGCTATCCTGGGGGTTTATTATAACAATCAGGCTCAGacacatattaatataatttgctTGTCATTGATTAACTTGGTGCTAATGGGTGAATTAATTTAGTTTGCTTCGTGGATGTAAAGTCTTATGTATGATTCATTTCATACAGATGTTTCTCAATGCCTGAAAGTAGTGAGTTTTTTATTGTGCTAGAAACCACTGAAGTATTCAAGCCATCAGTCTGGATTTGACAGTTTACACTCGAATAATATTTCCATTTTATCTTGTGAATTTGACcagtgaaataaatatgaaaccACGGTTCAGGTGTGTTATTGAGAAGCAGTGTCATCATAGATAAGACTCTCTTGTTATTACACCACTTTATTGTTCTCAGTGCTGCTGATAATAGAACAAATCAATAACTTTTCACACAAAGTGTAATTGCTTTCTTGTCCTGTGCTAAAGTGAAAAATAACATTTCCAAAAGCATTATGTTTAGAAATGTTATAATTCGCTCAAGTACAacctattatttataataaccaaCACCTAAAATTAATACAGAATCGTTTTGTATAGAAAAGGAAAACATActgaatgtaaaatgttaagGGTTAATTACATGTAGAGATGAGAGAGGTTGTTCAAAGGGGTTTGGGAATTTTTAATACAGTAATTGCATGAGATTTAGAAGGTTTATTGCTCATTTAATTCCACTACTATGTTAGTGTGTAACTGTTTCCTGTATGCTGCGTGTTCCTGTCCTTTAGGGAGAACCTGATTAGCATCAATGAGCTCATTGCTGTCATGAGGCAGATCCAGAGCATTCCGGAGCACAAGCTGCTCAGCATCGCTGACGCGCTGGATGAAAACAAGGACGGCAAGATAGACATTGACGATGTTATCAAGGTAACAGTTTATTCCAGGATGCGGG
The Tachysurus vachellii isolate PV-2020 chromosome 6, HZAU_Pvac_v1, whole genome shotgun sequence genome window above contains:
- the letm1 gene encoding mitochondrial proton/calcium exchanger protein isoform X2, with the protein product MALILFSRSRIPFMKSSRSIKNDLRKGKLKEVTCFSCTAQRLATNSPEILRGSLGAQTVSLRLHPDHSYARHCSLNSPSRPYCAVLIPNCIALGHTHAVSHWTVARWIHTSSSLCDDSKVERSLRSLKDRNKKLEEGGPIYSPTVDTEKVRRTLGQRVIDEVKHYYHGFRLLWIDTAITGRMLWRVLNGHALSRRERRQFLRTCADLFRLLPFLVFIIVPFMEFLLPVALKLFPNMLPSTFETKSKKEERLKKELRVKLEMAKFLQDTVEEIALRNKADQGNVTEEFSTFFQKIRDSGERPSNEQIIRFSKLFEDELTLDNLTRPQLVALCKLLELQPIGTNNFLRFQLIMKLRSIRADDKLIAEEGVESLNVNELQAACRVRGMRALGVTEDRLRDQLKQWLELHLNQHIPTSLLLLSRAMFLPDTLSHADQLKTTLQTLPEIVAKEAQVKVAELDFSKVDNKTKLETMLQEEAAIRQENRERELERLAETAEKAKEQKEDVEADTRVDTDLADLVSVDAAIHSESLRDTAPVLEGIKGEEITKEEIDMLSDACTKLKEQKKLLTKEKEELEDLKDDVQEYTEDLEEIKKELSKTGQEKEVEESTASKHLSKRVNRMISRMDKIINELEKDKLVLDGQMDSATTPPVGENLISINELIAVMRQIQSIPEHKLLSIADALDENKDGKIDIDDVIKVMELIDKEDIDIATSQMAEIMLMLQKEEKLVEKEKAKEKAEKEQAAKVQQN
- the letm1 gene encoding mitochondrial proton/calcium exchanger protein isoform X1, translating into MALILFSRSRIPFMKSSRSIKNDLRKGKLKEVTCFSCTAQRLATNSPEILRGSLGAQTVSLRLHPDHSYARHCSLNSPSRPYCAVLIPNCIALGHTHAVSHWTVARWIHTSSSLCDDSKVERSLRSLKDRNKKLEEGGPIYSPTVDTEKVRRTLGQRVIDEVKHYYHGFRLLWIDTAITGRMLWRVLNGHALSRRERRQFLRTCADLFRLLPFLVFIIVPFMEFLLPVALKLFPNMLPSTFETKSKKEERLKKELRVKLEMAKFLQDTVEEIALRNKADQGNVTEEFSTFFQKIRDSGERPSNEQIIRFSKLFEDELTLDNLTRPQLVALCKLLELQPIGTNNFLRFQLIMKLRSIRADDKLIAEEGVESLNVNELQAACRVRGMRALGVTEDRLRDQLKQWLELHLNQHIPTSLLLLSRAMFLPDTLSHADQLKTTLQTLPEIVAKEAQVKVAELDFSKVDNKTKLETMLQEEAAIRQENRERELERLAETAEKAKEQKEDVEADTRVDTDLADLVSVDAAIHSESLRDTAPVLEGIKGEEITKEEIDMLSDACTKLKEQKKLLTKEKEELEDLKDDVQEYTEDLEEIKKELSKTGQEKEVEESTASKHLSKRVNRMISRMDKIINELEKDKLVLDGQMDSATTPPVGFFFEKCNDLQRENLISINELIAVMRQIQSIPEHKLLSIADALDENKDGKIDIDDVIKVMELIDKEDIDIATSQMAEIMLMLQKEEKLVEKEKAKEKAEKEQAAKVQQN